One Glycine max cultivar Williams 82 chromosome 6, Glycine_max_v4.0, whole genome shotgun sequence DNA segment encodes these proteins:
- the LOC100786704 gene encoding F-box protein 7-like gives MASASDFALAVSSELESVLRLKTVNYFVTRRPWLDLYGVNVRPVAPVGSASRRPYVDPALIHRSLPDELLFEVFARMTPYDLGKASCVCRKWKYTIRNPVFWRNACLKAWQLFGIVENYKILQSKYDGSWRKMWLLRPRLRTDGLYVSRNTYIRAGVAEWKITNPVHVVCYFRYLRFFPSGRFLYKNSSQKIKDVAKCMNFRSSKIDCVFGGHYTLSDDKVEAAVLYPGMRPTVLRIRLRLRGTTTGANNRMDLISLVTSGVNSSEASAPEEDILGVVEGWQDDETHNPDVPAVSHKRGMTPFVFVPFEEVETSVLNLPVEKMDYFVPG, from the exons ATGGCTTCTGCTTCAG ATTTTGCGTTAGCGGTTTCTTCTGAACTCGAGTCAGTTTTGAGGCTGAAGACTGTTAACTACTTTGTTACGAGGAGGCCATGGCTCG ATCTTTATGGAGTTAACGTGAGACCTGTTGCGCCTGTTGGGAGTGCAAGTAGGAGGCCTTACGTGGATCCTGCACTTATACATCGTTCCTTACCTGATGAGCTGCTTTTTGAG GTTTTTGCTCGAATGACTCCATATGATTTGGGGAAGGCATCTTGTGTTTGTCGAAAATGGAAGTACACAATTCGTAACCCTGTATTTTGGCGCAATGCATGCTTGAAGGCTTGGCAG CTATTTGGAATTGTAGAAAACTATAAGATACTTCAATCAAAATATGATGGCTCATGGCGGAAAATGTGGCTGTTACGACCAAGGTTGCGGACTGATG GTCTTTATGTGAGTAGAAATACTTACATTCGAGCTGGAGTTGCTGAGTGGAAAATCACTAATCCCGTACATGTG GTCTGCTATTTCCGATACTTGAGATTTTTTCCATCTGGGCGATTCCTTTACAAG AATTCATCTCAGAAGATCAAGGATGTGGCAAAGTGCATGAATTTCCGATCATCTAAAATAGACTGTGTTTTTGGTGGCCACTACACATTGTCAGATGACAAG GTTGAAGCTGCAGTCTTGTATCCAGGCATGCGACCCACTGTTTTGAGGATACGTTTAAG GTTAAGGGGAACAACAACAGGGGCTAACAATCGGATGGATTTGATCTCACTTGTCACTAGTGGTGTAAACAGTAGTGAGGCAAGTGCACCCGAGGAGGACATTCTTGGAGTTGTTGAAGGATGGCAGGATGATGAAACACACAACCCAGATGTACCAGCTGTCTCACATAAGAGGGGCATGACTCCCTTTGTCTTTGTTCCATTTGAAGAG GTGGAGACATCTGTTCTGAATCTTCCGGTGGAGAAGATGGATTATTTTGTACCTGGTTGA
- the LOC100786704 gene encoding F-box protein 7-like isoform X1 codes for MASASGTDFALAVSSELESVLRLKTVNYFVTRRPWLDLYGVNVRPVAPVGSASRRPYVDPALIHRSLPDELLFEVFARMTPYDLGKASCVCRKWKYTIRNPVFWRNACLKAWQLFGIVENYKILQSKYDGSWRKMWLLRPRLRTDGLYVSRNTYIRAGVAEWKITNPVHVVCYFRYLRFFPSGRFLYKNSSQKIKDVAKCMNFRSSKIDCVFGGHYTLSDDKVEAAVLYPGMRPTVLRIRLRLRGTTTGANNRMDLISLVTSGVNSSEASAPEEDILGVVEGWQDDETHNPDVPAVSHKRGMTPFVFVPFEEVETSVLNLPVEKMDYFVPG; via the exons ATGGCTTCTGCTTCAGGTACAG ATTTTGCGTTAGCGGTTTCTTCTGAACTCGAGTCAGTTTTGAGGCTGAAGACTGTTAACTACTTTGTTACGAGGAGGCCATGGCTCG ATCTTTATGGAGTTAACGTGAGACCTGTTGCGCCTGTTGGGAGTGCAAGTAGGAGGCCTTACGTGGATCCTGCACTTATACATCGTTCCTTACCTGATGAGCTGCTTTTTGAG GTTTTTGCTCGAATGACTCCATATGATTTGGGGAAGGCATCTTGTGTTTGTCGAAAATGGAAGTACACAATTCGTAACCCTGTATTTTGGCGCAATGCATGCTTGAAGGCTTGGCAG CTATTTGGAATTGTAGAAAACTATAAGATACTTCAATCAAAATATGATGGCTCATGGCGGAAAATGTGGCTGTTACGACCAAGGTTGCGGACTGATG GTCTTTATGTGAGTAGAAATACTTACATTCGAGCTGGAGTTGCTGAGTGGAAAATCACTAATCCCGTACATGTG GTCTGCTATTTCCGATACTTGAGATTTTTTCCATCTGGGCGATTCCTTTACAAG AATTCATCTCAGAAGATCAAGGATGTGGCAAAGTGCATGAATTTCCGATCATCTAAAATAGACTGTGTTTTTGGTGGCCACTACACATTGTCAGATGACAAG GTTGAAGCTGCAGTCTTGTATCCAGGCATGCGACCCACTGTTTTGAGGATACGTTTAAG GTTAAGGGGAACAACAACAGGGGCTAACAATCGGATGGATTTGATCTCACTTGTCACTAGTGGTGTAAACAGTAGTGAGGCAAGTGCACCCGAGGAGGACATTCTTGGAGTTGTTGAAGGATGGCAGGATGATGAAACACACAACCCAGATGTACCAGCTGTCTCACATAAGAGGGGCATGACTCCCTTTGTCTTTGTTCCATTTGAAGAG GTGGAGACATCTGTTCTGAATCTTCCGGTGGAGAAGATGGATTATTTTGTACCTGGTTGA